In Bacteroidota bacterium, the following proteins share a genomic window:
- a CDS encoding acyl-CoA thioesterase: MAAHQAAERFEEVIAVRPEDIDQFDHVNNVVYVRWVQEVATAHWNAAATAAQKETIGWVVVRHEIDYVNSTRLGDKIIARTWVGAAEKNIFERHTELLRAADMKTLARARSLWCPINLKTFKPTRVDADVYERFSIPVNHP; the protein is encoded by the coding sequence ATGGCAGCACATCAGGCCGCAGAACGATTTGAAGAGGTCATTGCAGTCCGACCTGAAGATATTGACCAATTCGATCACGTGAACAACGTTGTCTATGTGCGGTGGGTGCAGGAAGTGGCAACCGCCCACTGGAATGCAGCTGCAACTGCCGCCCAAAAAGAGACAATCGGCTGGGTTGTTGTCCGCCATGAGATCGACTACGTGAACTCGACCCGGCTGGGAGACAAGATTATTGCACGCACCTGGGTGGGGGCGGCCGAGAAGAACATTTTTGAACGGCACACAGAATTGCTTCGGGCCGCCGACATGAAAACGCTCGCGCGCGCCCGATCACTCTGGTGCCCGATCAACTTGAAAACATTTAAGCCGACAAGAGTCGACGCAGATGTTTATGAGCGATTTTCAATACCGGTCAATCATCCCTGA
- a CDS encoding DUF3788 family protein gives MKPTDKMLSETLGKSYELWQAIRNALAETYGPLTEEWKFYGSNSGWTLKLLLKKRNLFFFFPSKKFFRIAFVFGDDAVRQVEHSSLPAAMIQELKNAKRYAEGRGLRLEVRKKADVNDIVTLTAIKVRN, from the coding sequence TTGAAGCCGACCGATAAGATGCTTTCGGAAACGCTTGGCAAGTCGTATGAATTGTGGCAAGCGATCAGAAATGCTCTTGCGGAGACATACGGACCGTTGACCGAGGAATGGAAATTCTACGGTTCAAATTCCGGCTGGACGCTCAAACTGCTGCTTAAAAAGCGGAACCTTTTTTTCTTTTTTCCCTCCAAAAAGTTTTTCAGGATTGCATTCGTCTTTGGAGATGATGCCGTGCGGCAAGTCGAGCACAGCAGTCTCCCTGCGGCGATGATTCAAGAGTTGAAGAATGCGAAACGTTACGCGGAAGGAAGAGGACTTCGGTTGGAGGTAAGAAAAAAAGCCGACGTCAACGATATTGTCACACTCACCGCAATAAAAGTGAGAAACTAG
- a CDS encoding SPFH domain-containing protein: protein MFGPSFLVGIVVILIFIIGIRIIRPTHRGLIERLGKYKKFAGPGFHWVIPMIDRMYLINTTEQMIDAEPQEIITNDNLNAMVDAQIYYRVKPDEESVKSSQYNVNNVNNQIVNLARTTLRNIIGTLTLKSANSERGKINDELHRILIQETSSWGIDIVRAELKEIDPPKDVQDTMNKIVKAENEKIAAIDFATAAETTADGEKRASIKKAEGIKQAKILEAEGDAEAIRLVNEAADKYFIGNAQLLKRLDTVQSSLEQNAKVVISGNSELVNVIGDLAGVVPLKRLPSDQKPVT from the coding sequence ATGTTTGGACCATCATTCCTCGTCGGTATCGTTGTCATCTTGATTTTTATTATCGGGATCCGCATCATTCGGCCAACCCACCGGGGGCTCATCGAAAGGCTCGGCAAATATAAGAAATTTGCCGGCCCGGGGTTTCACTGGGTGATCCCGATGATCGACCGGATGTACTTGATCAACACGACAGAACAGATGATCGATGCCGAGCCGCAGGAAATTATTACGAACGATAATCTGAATGCGATGGTCGATGCACAGATCTATTACAGAGTGAAACCTGACGAAGAAAGCGTCAAGAGCTCGCAATACAATGTGAACAATGTCAATAACCAGATCGTGAACCTCGCCCGGACGACGTTGAGGAACATTATCGGCACTCTGACCCTCAAATCGGCCAACAGCGAGAGGGGGAAAATCAACGACGAACTGCACCGCATTCTGATCCAGGAGACGTCTTCATGGGGGATCGATATCGTCCGCGCCGAGCTTAAGGAAATCGACCCGCCGAAGGATGTCCAAGATACGATGAATAAAATAGTAAAAGCCGAGAACGAGAAGATCGCGGCGATCGATTTTGCCACAGCAGCAGAAACGACCGCCGACGGCGAAAAACGCGCGTCAATTAAAAAAGCTGAGGGGATCAAACAGGCCAAAATTCTCGAAGCTGAAGGAGACGCCGAAGCAATACGGCTGGTAAACGAGGCGGCCGACAAGTATTTTATCGGCAACGCACAACTGCTGAAAAGGCTCGATACGGTCCAGAGTTCCCTGGAACAAAACGCGAAGGTGGTGATCTCGGGAAATTCAGAGCTCGTGAACGTGATCGGCGACCTTGCGGGAGTGGTGCCGTTAAAACGTCTCCCGTCTGATCAAAAACCCGTGACGTAG
- the bla gene encoding subclass B1 metallo-beta-lactamase, with protein MTARCFRKQNPKFFPSIADIYSSILSFRFIGRLLIISSPILLFLSIPLFGQAAGPRLVISHVTGGCYVYTTSRMLDGILIPANSMYIVTDSGTVMIDTPWDTTQFLPLLDSIRIRHRSNVVLCLATHFHSDRTAGLDFLKQKRIPTFSSKLTFDLCQERHEKQAAYFFTKDTTFLVGGHRFFAYYPGEGHTKDNIVVWCDDEKLLYGGCLVKSSDAGDLGNLADANTAEWQASIMNVIHHFPEARFVIPGHFGWKDKRGLEHTLKLLEDYKKQSSNSH; from the coding sequence ATGACGGCTCGGTGTTTCAGAAAACAAAATCCCAAGTTCTTCCCCTCGATCGCTGACATTTACAGTTCCATTCTCTCCTTCAGGTTCATCGGCCGCCTCTTGATTATCTCAAGTCCCATCCTGCTCTTCTTGTCGATTCCCCTCTTCGGACAAGCGGCCGGACCGCGCTTAGTGATATCGCATGTGACCGGCGGCTGTTACGTCTACACCACGTCACGGATGTTGGATGGAATCCTGATCCCTGCGAACAGCATGTATATCGTCACGGACAGCGGCACGGTGATGATCGACACGCCGTGGGATACAACGCAATTTCTGCCGCTGCTCGACTCAATCCGGATCCGGCATCGATCGAACGTTGTCCTCTGCCTGGCGACGCATTTTCACAGCGATAGAACGGCGGGGCTCGATTTCCTGAAACAAAAGAGAATTCCGACATTTTCTTCCAAATTGACGTTTGATCTGTGCCAAGAGCGTCATGAAAAACAGGCTGCGTACTTCTTCACAAAGGACACGACGTTCCTTGTGGGTGGTCATCGCTTCTTCGCCTACTATCCGGGCGAAGGACATACCAAAGACAACATCGTCGTTTGGTGCGATGATGAAAAGCTCCTTTACGGGGGATGTCTGGTTAAAAGCTCAGACGCAGGTGATCTTGGCAATCTTGCGGATGCGAATACCGCAGAATGGCAGGCCTCAATCATGAATGTGATTCATCATTTTCCGGAGGCGCGGTTTGTGATCCCGGGGCATTTTGGTTGGAAGGATAAACGGGGTCTTGAGCACACACTGAAGCTCCTGGAGGATTACAAGAAACAATCATCGAACTCACACTAA
- a CDS encoding GNAT family N-acetyltransferase, whose translation MATIIRTDSENKDFVKLVRELDADLAKRDGKDHGFYAQFNKIDKIKYVVVAYEDAVPVGCGAIKEYASDTMEVKRMYTLPNRRGKGIATDVLRELEQWAAELSYSKCILETGKKQPEAIRLYEKNGYSRVPNYGQYAGIENSVCFKKMILPEQH comes from the coding sequence ATGGCAACCATAATCAGAACGGACTCGGAAAATAAGGACTTCGTGAAATTGGTGCGCGAGCTCGACGCTGATTTAGCGAAGCGGGATGGCAAGGATCATGGATTTTATGCGCAATTCAATAAGATCGATAAGATCAAATATGTCGTGGTTGCGTATGAAGATGCAGTACCGGTCGGATGCGGGGCGATCAAAGAATATGCATCCGATACCATGGAAGTGAAAAGGATGTATACGCTCCCCAACCGGCGCGGGAAAGGAATTGCGACCGACGTTCTCAGGGAGTTGGAGCAATGGGCTGCTGAGCTGTCATACTCGAAGTGCATTCTTGAGACTGGGAAAAAGCAGCCCGAAGCGATCAGACTGTATGAAAAGAATGGATATTCCCGGGTACCAAATTATGGCCAATATGCAGGGATTGAAAACAGCGTCTGTTTCAAGAAAATGATCCTTCCGGAACAGCATTAG
- a CDS encoding SRPBCC family protein, with protein sequence MTVAILLLAVLLGVLLFAARKPDILEFCREIEINAPPEKIFSLINDFHCWPEWAPQDTADSSMKRAFSGPPNGRGAVSRWTSNGSAGRGKMEIIESAPPVKVKVNVEFEKPFNVINVNEFIIEPAGSATRVTWRMKGAIPFPAKVMSVVFPIDRIMGKHFEDGLRSLKTVSERQDFVSQ encoded by the coding sequence ATGACTGTTGCTATCCTCTTGCTGGCGGTGCTTCTCGGAGTCCTGCTCTTCGCTGCGCGAAAGCCCGATATCCTTGAATTCTGCCGCGAAATAGAGATCAACGCCCCGCCGGAGAAAATTTTTTCTCTGATCAACGATTTCCACTGCTGGCCGGAGTGGGCTCCTCAGGACACGGCGGACAGCTCAATGAAAAGGGCGTTCAGCGGACCGCCGAACGGCAGAGGTGCAGTGTCCCGGTGGACAAGCAACGGAAGTGCAGGCCGCGGGAAGATGGAAATTATTGAGTCTGCCCCTCCCGTGAAGGTCAAGGTGAACGTTGAGTTTGAAAAGCCGTTCAACGTCATCAACGTTAACGAGTTCATCATCGAGCCGGCTGGCAGTGCAACGAGGGTAACATGGAGAATGAAGGGGGCAATTCCTTTTCCTGCAAAAGTTATGAGCGTTGTCTTCCCCATTGATCGGATCATGGGGAAGCACTTTGAAGATGGGCTGCGTTCGTTAAAAACAGTCAGCGAGCGGCAAGATTTTGTCTCACAATAA
- a CDS encoding SRPBCC domain-containing protein: MPDILHRVGINASPQRVFEALSTIDGLRRWWTTETAGDTNKGSVIDFGFCEMKVLDSTAGKLVRWRCIRGPEGWTGTEVSFNLIRKDQQTFVLFKHAKWKRPIEFMHHCSTKWAVFLLSLRDWVERGEGRPAPYDIKIHVGD, from the coding sequence ATGCCTGATATCCTGCATCGAGTTGGGATCAACGCGTCCCCGCAAAGAGTATTCGAAGCCCTTTCCACGATCGACGGGCTCCGCCGCTGGTGGACGACCGAAACCGCGGGGGACACAAACAAGGGATCCGTCATTGATTTCGGTTTCTGCGAAATGAAGGTGCTCGATTCCACGGCGGGAAAATTAGTGCGGTGGAGGTGCATTCGCGGCCCCGAGGGCTGGACGGGTACGGAGGTCAGCTTCAATTTGATTCGGAAGGATCAACAAACATTCGTACTCTTCAAGCACGCAAAATGGAAAAGACCTATAGAATTTATGCATCACTGCAGCACGAAGTGGGCCGTCTTTCTTCTGAGCCTGCGGGATTGGGTCGAGAGAGGCGAGGGACGTCCGGCTCCCTACGATATTAAGATCCACGTCGGCGATTAA
- a CDS encoding DUF3078 domain-containing protein: MNIWIPTVITGLNISQIAFSNWTQGGSNAFTWTAAGNLGLDYRGEVWTVRNRLKLGYGRTKLGGQGSITNDNDFNLESVLSFDIGWATDPYFSNSIVTTIAQGYSYSSNPPVPTADFFDPGYVTQSIGFTYNKLQSLTTRLGFASQEVFTNRFRQYTDNPSTTKTIEAFKFETGFESVTQEKLQVADNVILNTGLRLFSRFESLDVWDVRWDNTINSRINSFMNVHFDYQVVYQRDQSLRTQAKEGLQLGVIYAIF; encoded by the coding sequence ATGAACATTTGGATCCCGACCGTGATCACTGGGTTGAATATCAGTCAGATCGCGTTCAGCAACTGGACGCAGGGGGGGTCAAACGCATTCACCTGGACGGCGGCGGGCAATCTTGGACTGGACTACCGGGGAGAGGTGTGGACGGTCCGCAACCGGTTGAAGCTCGGTTATGGCAGAACAAAATTAGGAGGGCAGGGTTCGATCACGAACGATAACGATTTTAACTTGGAGAGCGTGTTGTCCTTCGACATCGGGTGGGCGACCGATCCATACTTTAGCAACTCCATCGTTACGACGATAGCCCAGGGGTATTCGTACAGCTCAAACCCGCCGGTGCCGACGGCTGATTTTTTTGATCCCGGGTACGTTACTCAAAGCATAGGGTTCACGTACAACAAACTCCAATCGCTCACGACGAGGCTTGGTTTCGCTTCCCAGGAGGTCTTTACGAACCGGTTTCGCCAATACACGGACAATCCTTCAACGACGAAGACAATAGAGGCCTTCAAATTTGAAACTGGCTTTGAGTCGGTCACTCAGGAGAAGCTTCAAGTTGCCGACAATGTCATTCTGAACACCGGCTTAAGGCTCTTTTCACGTTTTGAAAGTCTTGACGTTTGGGATGTCCGCTGGGACAACACGATCAATTCAAGGATCAATTCCTTCATGAACGTGCACTTCGATTATCAGGTGGTCTATCAAAGAGACCAGTCGCTCAGAACACAGGCAAAAGAAGGTCTTCAGCTGGGAGTGATTTACGCCATTTTCTAG
- a CDS encoding YciI family protein — MDRLKSMKMMTALILAMLAFWNPAFGQHAGVSSESSGFDSSLARSLGADEYGMKHYVMAFLKAGPVKIQDPAQKAELQREHLRNIIRLANQGTLLIAGPFLDDQSLRGIFIFNVESIEEAKSIAQTDPAVKAGTLVLELHPWYGSAALVEMPRIHKRLEKRSVAE, encoded by the coding sequence ATGGACAGATTGAAGTCGATGAAAATGATGACGGCACTCATCCTTGCAATGCTGGCATTTTGGAATCCGGCATTCGGACAGCATGCTGGCGTTTCAAGTGAATCCTCCGGATTTGATTCGTCGCTGGCAAGAAGCCTCGGGGCCGACGAATACGGGATGAAACATTATGTGATGGCATTCCTGAAAGCAGGCCCTGTGAAGATCCAAGACCCTGCACAGAAGGCAGAACTTCAACGAGAGCATTTACGGAACATCATACGGCTGGCGAATCAAGGGACGCTGCTGATCGCAGGCCCGTTCCTTGACGACCAATCATTGAGAGGCATCTTCATTTTCAATGTCGAATCGATCGAAGAGGCGAAAAGCATCGCCCAAACAGACCCCGCCGTCAAGGCCGGCACATTAGTTCTCGAACTTCATCCATGGTACGGATCGGCCGCACTCGTTGAAATGCCAAGAATTCACAAACGCTTGGAAAAAAGGAGCGTCGCAGAATAG
- a CDS encoding cysteine synthase family protein: protein MVAIGKTPLLKLDRLSEPGCAEIFVKFEGANPTGSMKDRMALSMIEGAEKRGELKAGGTVVEYTGGSTGSSLAMVCAHRGYHAHFVSSDAFAEEKLRTMRAFGAMLDIIPSSGGSITAALIDSLVKRAKELCREPNTFLTDQFNNTDNKNAYHAMAREILDVLGNSIDEFITGVGTGGSFSGNAEILKQRIPHIKCIAIEPRSVRALSGGDISGTHKLEGIGAGFVPSICRLDLADEIMPVSDEDAYETARALARKEGIFGGATSGANVWAAIQRARIVGQGKKIVTIICDSGLKYLDGDLYRE, encoded by the coding sequence ATGGTCGCCATTGGGAAGACTCCATTATTAAAATTAGACCGCCTCTCCGAACCCGGCTGCGCGGAGATCTTTGTAAAATTCGAAGGGGCTAATCCCACCGGAAGCATGAAAGACCGCATGGCCCTCTCGATGATCGAGGGGGCGGAAAAACGGGGAGAGTTAAAAGCGGGGGGAACCGTCGTCGAATATACCGGCGGCAGCACCGGCAGTTCGCTTGCCATGGTCTGTGCTCATAGAGGCTATCATGCGCACTTTGTTTCGTCCGATGCGTTCGCAGAAGAGAAACTCCGGACGATGCGGGCGTTCGGGGCGATGCTCGACATCATTCCAAGCTCCGGCGGCTCGATAACGGCAGCGCTCATTGATTCGCTGGTCAAACGAGCGAAAGAGTTATGCAGGGAGCCGAACACGTTTCTGACCGACCAGTTCAATAACACGGACAACAAAAACGCCTATCACGCTATGGCCCGCGAAATATTGGACGTTCTTGGTAATTCGATCGATGAATTCATCACGGGCGTTGGAACGGGAGGAAGCTTCTCCGGGAACGCCGAAATTTTGAAACAAAGAATTCCGCACATCAAATGCATCGCCATTGAACCGCGAAGCGTTCGAGCTCTTTCAGGCGGGGATATTTCAGGAACCCATAAGCTCGAAGGAATCGGAGCTGGATTTGTGCCGTCAATCTGCAGATTAGATCTGGCCGATGAGATAATGCCCGTATCGGATGAAGATGCATACGAAACGGCCCGAGCACTGGCCCGGAAAGAAGGGATCTTTGGCGGAGCCACGTCGGGAGCAAATGTCTGGGCCGCAATTCAAAGGGCAAGGATCGTCGGCCAGGGGAAGAAGATCGTAACAATTATTTGTGATTCGGGCTTAAAATATCTTGACGGGGACTTGTATAGGGAATAA
- a CDS encoding T9SS type A sorting domain-containing protein yields the protein MRKLRLEFILALVVLVWAFPLYGQHSSGGTQPTYVGSPATNCRPCHNGTTGKMGKVDIWLTTLHATAYDSIPASERSFLQNSVSCLPCHTTGWDTTVTIGGFSDFFRDNAHTHADTLGMQNTKNVQCEDCHKPYSTGIAYDTSYAAAKCGQCHGGDPHTPIYEDWKKSMHAISKYTSSGKQTMTATNTQCAGCHTSEGMVQWFNQTTITPSIVVADTSISNSIACAGCHDPHGSPNAHQLRLPIAQLCEKCHNPEYPQDSVGTAVGKAVHNSTAYMFEGKGGYEYPGSFYPSSAHTTALPNKCVTCHVATVTPASVTANTPVYTGHSFVPRKEACETCHADIDTSSTNFDYRRTQTTCDSLAAVLATKLATAKNKADSSSLGFMHAKFNYDFYTGDGSHGIHNADYAKGLLISAITNFSLTGVRMTDPSVPGVFDLKQNYPNPFNPSTFIDYDLPKASHVTLKVFSVTGQEVATLVNENHEAGHFTVQFNAGTLASGIYFYRLQAGEFVSTKKLLLLK from the coding sequence ATGCGCAAGTTGAGACTAGAATTTATCTTGGCGCTCGTAGTGTTGGTTTGGGCCTTCCCCTTATACGGCCAGCATTCTTCAGGCGGCACACAGCCCACATATGTTGGATCCCCCGCGACAAATTGCCGGCCGTGTCACAACGGTACTACCGGGAAAATGGGGAAAGTTGACATTTGGTTGACGACCCTTCATGCAACGGCTTACGATTCGATCCCTGCATCCGAGCGTTCTTTTTTACAAAACTCCGTTTCGTGTCTCCCCTGCCACACAACGGGCTGGGACACCACGGTGACAATCGGCGGGTTCAGCGATTTCTTCCGCGACAATGCGCACACACATGCTGATACTCTCGGCATGCAGAATACCAAGAACGTCCAATGCGAAGATTGCCACAAGCCGTATTCGACCGGTATCGCGTACGATACGAGCTATGCAGCAGCGAAATGCGGACAATGTCACGGCGGCGATCCGCACACGCCGATTTACGAAGATTGGAAGAAATCAATGCACGCGATTTCCAAGTATACTTCAAGCGGCAAGCAAACGATGACCGCGACAAACACCCAATGCGCAGGGTGCCATACCTCCGAAGGAATGGTGCAGTGGTTTAACCAGACGACCATAACGCCGTCGATCGTTGTCGCCGATACAAGCATTTCGAATTCGATCGCTTGCGCGGGATGCCATGATCCGCACGGAAGCCCCAATGCCCATCAACTTCGCCTTCCCATCGCTCAGCTTTGCGAAAAATGTCATAATCCGGAATATCCGCAGGACAGCGTGGGTACGGCAGTCGGTAAAGCGGTCCATAATTCAACGGCGTACATGTTCGAAGGTAAAGGCGGATACGAATATCCCGGAAGCTTCTATCCATCTTCCGCACATACCACGGCACTCCCCAACAAATGCGTGACTTGCCACGTAGCAACAGTGACCCCGGCTTCCGTGACAGCGAATACGCCGGTGTATACGGGACACAGTTTTGTTCCGAGAAAAGAAGCCTGCGAGACGTGCCATGCCGATATCGACACAAGTTCCACGAATTTCGATTATCGAAGGACGCAGACAACGTGCGACAGTCTTGCAGCGGTCCTGGCGACCAAGCTTGCGACAGCGAAGAATAAAGCAGATTCATCGTCGCTCGGGTTCATGCATGCAAAATTCAACTACGACTTCTATACCGGCGACGGCAGCCATGGCATTCATAATGCTGACTACGCTAAAGGGTTGTTGATTTCCGCGATCACGAACTTCTCGCTTACCGGAGTTAGAATGACGGATCCGTCGGTTCCGGGAGTGTTCGATTTGAAGCAAAACTATCCGAACCCGTTCAACCCGTCAACGTTCATCGATTACGATTTACCGAAAGCATCGCATGTCACCCTGAAGGTTTTTAGCGTCACCGGACAGGAAGTTGCGACGCTCGTCAACGAGAATCATGAAGCGGGACATTTCACGGTCCAATTTAACGCCGGAACGCTTGCCAGCGGCATCTACTTCTACCGTCTGCAAGCCGGAGAATTCGTTTCGACAAAGAAACTCCTCCTGTTGAAGTAA
- a CDS encoding isoprenylcysteine carboxylmethyltransferase family protein: MSLRNASLAGYFILVVSLVLLVIQNAIFAAGVIPIFVQGMAVIIMVWARTTFGRRSFHAGAEPTQGGLVTSGPYKYIRHPIYASILYFMWAAIYSHPADLTILLGIIGTLGLSLRIYAEEKLVVVQYPQYEEYAARTKRIIPYLF, from the coding sequence ATGAGCCTTCGGAATGCATCGTTAGCCGGTTATTTTATTCTGGTAGTGTCACTTGTCCTATTGGTGATCCAGAATGCCATTTTTGCTGCCGGTGTCATTCCAATATTCGTTCAGGGGATGGCTGTGATTATTATGGTGTGGGCCCGAACGACATTCGGCAGAAGAAGCTTTCATGCCGGCGCAGAACCTACCCAAGGCGGATTGGTTACTTCGGGACCGTACAAATACATTCGTCATCCCATTTACGCTTCAATTCTGTATTTCATGTGGGCCGCCATCTATTCGCATCCGGCAGACCTCACCATACTCTTGGGGATCATAGGTACGCTTGGGCTGTCGCTGAGAATCTATGCCGAGGAAAAGCTCGTCGTCGTTCAGTACCCGCAGTATGAGGAGTATGCAGCACGAACAAAACGAATTATTCCGTATCTCTTTTGA
- a CDS encoding site-specific DNA-methyltransferase — translation MTLSNLEQRMYKKRLLRLNKPTPVHSLENKTINQNIHEAIPFLPSSFVDLLFIDPPYNLTKSFNSNYFKEMAPQEYGLWFEPWFERILPALKTTASVYVCSDWRSSGILQQVLQKFLTVRNRITWERDKGRGARSNWKNNTEDLWFCTVSDDYTFNIDAVKIRKKVIAPYTDDDGEPKDWQKTGSGNFRLTHPSNIWTDLTIPFWSMPENTDHPAQKPEKLLAKIILASSNSGDFVLDPFAGSGTTSVVAKKLGRRYLGIELDEFYACLAEKRLARAEADKSIQGYAEDVFWERNSLHEQKSISASGKLSKNGKASGGQNLRRAK, via the coding sequence ATGACTCTCAGCAACCTCGAGCAACGGATGTACAAGAAACGCCTGCTCCGCCTGAATAAGCCGACGCCAGTGCATTCACTCGAGAACAAAACGATCAATCAGAATATCCACGAGGCGATCCCGTTTCTTCCATCCTCTTTTGTCGACCTCCTTTTTATCGATCCGCCGTATAACCTCACAAAGTCTTTCAACTCCAATTATTTTAAAGAAATGGCTCCGCAAGAATATGGTCTATGGTTTGAACCGTGGTTTGAGCGGATCCTTCCGGCATTAAAAACAACGGCATCGGTCTATGTATGCAGCGACTGGAGATCGTCGGGGATTCTTCAGCAAGTACTTCAGAAATTTCTTACTGTCCGCAACCGCATTACATGGGAACGGGACAAAGGCCGGGGCGCAAGGTCGAACTGGAAAAACAATACCGAGGATCTATGGTTCTGCACGGTGTCGGATGACTATACGTTCAACATCGATGCGGTCAAAATCAGGAAAAAGGTCATCGCTCCCTACACCGACGATGACGGGGAGCCTAAGGACTGGCAGAAAACCGGCAGCGGCAATTTTCGCCTGACCCATCCGTCGAACATCTGGACCGACCTTACCATCCCCTTTTGGTCGATGCCCGAAAACACAGACCATCCGGCACAGAAACCCGAAAAACTCCTGGCGAAAATTATCCTTGCAAGCTCGAATTCTGGCGACTTTGTTCTCGACCCGTTCGCAGGATCCGGCACGACGTCGGTCGTCGCGAAAAAGCTCGGGCGCCGGTATCTCGGGATTGAACTTGATGAATTCTATGCGTGTCTCGCAGAAAAAAGGCTCGCAAGGGCAGAAGCAGATAAATCGATTCAAGGGTACGCCGAGGACGTTTTCTGGGAACGCAATTCATTGCATGAGCAAAAATCTATTTCCGCCTCGGGTAAGCTTTCAAAAAATGGCAAAGCATCCGGCGGCCAAAACCTCAGACGAGCAAAGTAA
- a CDS encoding pyridoxamine 5'-phosphate oxidase family protein, giving the protein MAQRPVSSQYQRDSLIAAAREIMGLQKYCALITIDSLHRANVRTMNPFPPEADMTVWMATNSRSRKAEEIRRNPNVCLYYADHAQARGYVNMKGTAILVDDLQEKLKRKRQYWTQAFPDWQYLLLIKVIPEEIEVVNYSKHIVNDSLTWMPPTIGFAK; this is encoded by the coding sequence ATGGCTCAACGTCCGGTCTCTTCGCAATATCAACGTGACTCGCTCATTGCTGCAGCGAGGGAGATCATGGGCCTTCAAAAATACTGCGCTCTTATTACAATTGACTCACTCCATCGCGCCAATGTCAGAACAATGAATCCATTTCCACCGGAAGCCGACATGACGGTCTGGATGGCGACGAACAGCAGAAGCCGGAAAGCCGAAGAAATCCGTCGGAATCCTAACGTCTGTTTATACTATGCCGACCATGCCCAGGCACGCGGCTATGTGAACATGAAAGGGACGGCAATTCTCGTGGACGATTTGCAGGAGAAGCTTAAACGCAAAAGACAATACTGGACGCAAGCGTTTCCCGATTGGCAATACCTTCTCCTTATCAAAGTTATTCCCGAGGAGATCGAAGTCGTCAATTATTCAAAACATATTGTCAACGACAGCTTGACGTGGATGCCTCCGACGATCGGGTTCGCGAAGTAG
- a CDS encoding nuclear transport factor 2 family protein, which translates to MSRQTVLNFVDAINEHNVEKICSLMTDDHKFIDSQGIAVVGKVKMRAGWTGYFQLFPDYKIEVTDIFIREDTIAAFGFAGGTFKGLREQKGNSWRLPASWKAVVKNEKIQLWQVYADAKIPYDIISRSQKQ; encoded by the coding sequence ATGAGCCGACAAACCGTACTCAACTTCGTCGATGCAATTAACGAGCACAACGTTGAAAAGATCTGCTCGCTGATGACAGATGATCATAAATTCATTGATTCCCAAGGAATTGCTGTTGTCGGCAAGGTAAAAATGCGGGCCGGATGGACAGGATACTTCCAGCTTTTCCCCGACTATAAAATCGAGGTGACAGATATTTTCATCCGCGAAGACACGATCGCTGCTTTTGGATTTGCAGGCGGAACGTTCAAAGGATTAAGAGAGCAAAAAGGCAATTCCTGGAGACTTCCCGCTTCATGGAAGGCAGTCGTTAAAAACGAAAAGATTCAATTGTGGCAGGTTTACGCCGATGCAAAAATTCCTTATGACATCATCAGCAGATCGCAGAAACAGTGA